Proteins found in one Miscanthus floridulus cultivar M001 chromosome 4, ASM1932011v1, whole genome shotgun sequence genomic segment:
- the LOC136550636 gene encoding probable L-type lectin-domain containing receptor kinase S.5: MACCQVNCKLRLRPAVQWFFTILVITICSHAKPCTSSSSSNHVRNTSYTWNTSFQQMNQGLLFLLDNESLILQQGSLGYYMQENTHPGFNLTDSGWFLIPKWFDPWKMSHGDDQRVDLNETISFSIVFTLSAVSTIDPFLFDILPTLEPPDDRGTAHPPPTRGNFLQNLTDTLNITSQSGKGIRVTATFSSSISTYSMRINYDRSARNLSVYLVRDADVAATTQLNDTDTLTPDALLFAITSSMGQLLELHNWNFTIKVQVTEQSRGPNIATIVSSVFGSAAATATIAAAVYFYLNSKYRRWKKDLDKLTKTMQSLPGVPMQVDFADIKKATNSFHETMRLGQGGFGAVYRCRLPAPNNGKLMDVAIKKFTRADNRGYEDFLAEVSIINRLRHKNIVPLIGWSYNRGEHILISEYMPNGSLDQHLFRRSSDGQQATCISQWATRYNLVKDIASGLQYVHHEYEPMVLHRDIKASNIMIDFTFQGRLGDFGLACVLADGKDSYTDHGAPGTLGFRAPEYVYSGRASRKTDIFAFGVLVLEIVTGKRAVGRDVQFGHVIDWVWKFHAEGNLLAAVDAVLTTTAEFDADEAIRLLQLGMACSSSNPSDRPSMVDAVQIISKSVPPPDIPLLKPPLVWPPGGWESSSSTSDSSMLTSNFNTTSTFMVEMTASSREHISSEQERGRFTSYPRRKKIFAGGGLRLSL; this comes from the exons ATGGCCTGTTGTCAGGTTAACTGCAAGCTTAGATTGCGCCCTGCTGTCCAGTGGTTCTTCACCATCCTGGTGATAACCATATGCTCCCATGCCAAACCATGCACAAGTTCCAGCAGCTCCAACCATGTCCGGAACACTAGCTACACCTGGAACACTAGTTTCCAGCAAATGAATCAGGGCCTCTTATTCCTCCTCGACAACGAGTCTCTCATCTTGCAGCAAGGCAGCCTCGGCTACTACATGCAGGAGAACACTCATCCTGGGTTCAACTTGACCGATTCCGGCTGGTTCCTCATCCCTAAATGGTTTGATCCATGGAAGAtgagccatggtgatgatcagagGGTCGACTTGAATGAGACCATATCCTTCAGCATCGTCTTCACCCTGAGCGCAGTAAGCACCATCGACCCGTTTTTGTTTGACATCCTTCCCACACTTGAACCACCTGATGACAGAGGGACTGCTCATCCACCCCCTACCAGGGGGAATTTTCTCCAGAATTTAACCGATACATTGAACATCACATCTCAATCTGGAAAAGGTATCCGGGTTACAGCCACCTTTAGCTCTAGTATATCGACATATAGCATGCGCATCAATTACGATCGTAGTGCGCGCAACCTCTCTGTCTACCTAGTGCGTGATGCAGATGTAGCCGCCACCACACAGCTCAATGACACAGACACCCTGACTCCAGATGCCTTACTCTTCGCCATTACATCCTCGATGGGGCAGCTCTTGGAACTCCACAACTGGAACTTCACCATCAAGGTCCAGGTGACTGAACAGTCAAGAGGGCCAAATATTGCCACCATAGTGTCTTCGGTCTTCGGATCAGCAGCTGCCACGGCCACCATTGCTGCTGCTGTCTACTTCTACTTGAACTCAAAGTACAGGAGGTGGAAGAAAGACCTTGACAAGCTCACCAAGACCATGCAGAGCCTCCCCGGTGTGCCTATGCAGGTCGACTTCGCTGACATCAAGAAGGCCACCAACAGCTTCCACGAGACCATGAGGCTGGGGCAAGGTGGATTCGGTGCTGTTTACAGATGCAGGCTTCCCGCACCAAACAATGGAAAGCTCATGGATGTTGCCATCAAGAAGTTCACTCGGGCTGATAATCGGGGCTATGAAGACTTCCTTGCCGAGGTCAGCATCATCAACCGCCTGCGTCACAAAAATATCGTTCCTCTCATCG GATGGTCTTACAACAGAGGAGAGCACATTCTTATCTCTGAGTACATGCCCAATGGTAGCCTAGACCAACATCTCTTCCGTAGGAGCAGCGATGGGCAGCAAGCAACTTGTATTAGCCAGTGGGCCACTCGCTACAACCTCGTCAAGGACATTGCGAGCGGGCTACAGTACGTTCACCATGAATATGAGCCTATGGTGCTCCACCGTGACATCAAGGCGAGCAACATCATGATCGATTTTACCTTCCAAGGACGCCTTGGGGACTTTGGGCTCGCCTGCGTATTGGCCGATGGCAAGGACTCCTACACCGACCACGGCGCCCCTGGAACCCTTGGCTTCAGAGCGCCTGAGTATGTGTACAGCGGTAGGGCCAGCAGGAAGACGGACATCTTTGCCTTTGGAGTGCTCGTACTTGAGATTGTTACAGGAAAGAGGGCAGTTGGCAGAGATGTGCAGTTTGGACATGTTATAGACTGGGTATGGAAATTTCATGCAGAGGGCAACCTACTTGCCGCTGTTGATGCTGTGCTCACCACCACCGCTGAATTCGATGCCGATGAGGCCATACGACTACTCCAGCTTGGCATGGCGTGCAGCAGCTCAAACCCATCCGACCGGCCAAGCATGGTGGATGCGGTGCAGATCATCAGCAAGTCAGTGCCGCCACCGGACATCCCTCTTTTGAAGCCACCGCTCGTGTGGCCACCAGGAGGGTGGGAGTCATCGTCATCGACCTCTGATTCTAGCATGTTGACTAGTAACTTCAACACAACCTCGACATTCATGGTTGAGATGACGGCGAGCAGCAGGGAACACATCTCTTCTGAACAAGAACGCGGCAGATTCACCAGTTATCCCAGAAGGAAGAAGATCTTCGCAGGTGGCGGTCTCCGTTTATCACTCTGA